The Marinobacter sp. ANT_B65 genome has a segment encoding these proteins:
- a CDS encoding LysR family transcriptional regulator, with protein sequence MPVTLRQLEIFSSVVKCGSFSEAAKELKLSQPAVSMSVSQLENILGERVFDRVDRNLLLNDRGRAILPLAVELCSRADEIAAGPNTSPAQYVGSIKVGASSTIGNYLLPVILGGFTRQYSRAGVCLNSSNTEQALQDLSSFKIDIAFIEGISFSPELQALPWRQDKLVIVAHPNHPLAKRPPRSLHDLLDKPDWILRERGSGTRTIFENALSDHYHKLQVYLELGHTEAIKSAVASGMGISCLSIIAVKSMLDHGDLVEVNVPFLDLTRRLYIVIHKDKYRSRLMNAFLRYCEDWDSQII encoded by the coding sequence ATGCCCGTTACGCTTCGTCAGCTCGAGATATTTTCATCTGTGGTCAAGTGTGGAAGCTTCAGCGAAGCTGCGAAAGAACTCAAGCTTTCGCAGCCGGCCGTAAGTATGTCCGTTTCGCAACTCGAAAACATTCTGGGAGAGCGTGTATTTGACCGGGTGGATCGTAACCTGTTGCTCAATGATCGAGGCAGGGCAATACTGCCTCTTGCCGTGGAGCTTTGTTCCCGTGCGGATGAAATAGCGGCGGGTCCTAATACTAGCCCGGCGCAATATGTTGGTTCGATTAAGGTGGGTGCGAGCTCAACGATCGGGAACTATCTGCTGCCGGTTATCTTGGGAGGGTTCACAAGACAATACTCCAGGGCCGGTGTATGCCTGAATTCAAGCAACACAGAACAGGCACTTCAGGATCTGTCTTCCTTTAAAATTGACATTGCCTTTATTGAAGGAATCAGCTTTTCGCCAGAGCTTCAGGCGCTACCTTGGCGACAAGATAAGTTGGTAATCGTTGCGCATCCGAATCATCCACTTGCAAAGCGCCCCCCGAGGAGCTTGCATGATCTGCTCGACAAACCTGACTGGATACTGCGCGAAAGAGGGTCGGGTACCCGTACTATATTTGAGAATGCCTTGAGCGACCATTATCACAAGCTACAGGTTTATCTTGAACTGGGGCACACGGAGGCTATCAAGTCCGCGGTGGCGAGTGGGATGGGGATAAGCTGCCTTTCAATCATAGCCGTAAAATCAATGCTTGATCACGGCGATCTGGTCGAAGTGAATGTGCCTTTTTTGGATTTAACGCGGAGGCTTTATATTGTCATTCATAAAGATAAATACCGCAGCCGGCTCATGAACGCATTTTTGCGTTACTGTGAAGATTGGGATAGCCAGATAATATAG
- a CDS encoding YeiH family protein, which yields MGSRLHAAFSSQLSVIPGFGLCMALGLATVFSSPFWGVPSLILALFLGYVVGGPAREHPFYSGVEFSRQSVLKLGVVLLGVRLEPDQVLALGWGPVLLVALTVPLTILMAWMIGRWLRLPTECWLIGGAAVAICGASAAMAVAAVLSARGGTSRVLPYIAASVTGIGAVAMVAYPFLVELLDIDAQSAGILIGISIHDVAQVAGAGYAVSDAVGDVAIYTKMLRVAALAPVIALIALCMRNQSTHDNRLPGFLYAFAAVVALNALGLIGSQIKLIAEAFSQICLVTAMVGLGAKIQFSSLLGESWRPLFLLAILSVLLFTVPLIVLIVADSV from the coding sequence GTGGGTTCCCGACTCCATGCAGCGTTCAGTTCACAGCTATCAGTAATTCCTGGATTTGGTCTCTGTATGGCTCTCGGGTTGGCTACCGTTTTTTCCTCCCCCTTCTGGGGTGTTCCTTCCCTTATTCTGGCCCTTTTCCTTGGATATGTTGTGGGCGGTCCCGCGCGTGAACATCCCTTCTATAGCGGTGTTGAATTCAGCCGGCAGAGCGTCCTGAAACTAGGCGTAGTGTTGCTTGGGGTGCGCCTGGAGCCGGACCAGGTATTGGCTCTTGGCTGGGGCCCCGTGCTTCTTGTGGCACTGACCGTACCACTCACAATCCTGATGGCATGGATGATCGGGCGCTGGTTGCGGCTGCCTACTGAGTGTTGGTTAATTGGTGGCGCTGCGGTCGCAATCTGCGGTGCATCCGCAGCGATGGCTGTAGCAGCTGTTTTGAGCGCCCGAGGCGGCACATCCCGCGTCCTTCCATACATAGCAGCCAGCGTAACCGGAATTGGAGCCGTTGCGATGGTCGCCTACCCGTTTCTTGTCGAGTTATTGGATATAGACGCTCAAAGTGCCGGAATACTGATCGGCATTTCCATACACGATGTAGCGCAGGTAGCCGGTGCTGGATATGCAGTTTCAGACGCTGTCGGCGACGTTGCCATTTATACGAAAATGCTTCGCGTTGCTGCGTTGGCTCCCGTTATCGCTTTGATAGCCCTTTGTATGAGAAATCAAAGCACTCATGACAATAGGCTACCCGGCTTTCTCTATGCATTTGCTGCAGTCGTTGCTCTTAATGCACTTGGCCTTATTGGGTCTCAGATTAAGCTTATTGCTGAAGCATTTTCACAAATTTGCCTGGTAACCGCGATGGTCGGATTAGGGGCAAAGATCCAGTTTTCCAGCTTGCTCGGGGAAAGCTGGCGACCACTTTTCCTGCTGGCGATTCTCTCAGTTTTATTATTCACCGTGCCACTTATCGTACTTATTGTGGCCGACAGTGTCTGA
- a CDS encoding alpha/beta hydrolase produces MTKPMSILNILLLMALVSWAANTQARDQPSGEETKVTLDQTLEWRMQNGQGHSYRILVSKPEGELPYTGGYPVIYVLDANAYFASLHEAKRAQKQYRQAIIVGIAYLGDDPHNFLRRAYDFSPPVSEEANSPPQGGQDVLLDFLEQQVMPAVAERFPVNESQQSLYGHSFGGMFAIYTLFTRPELFNHVVAASPSLWWNDRYLLKHEREFRQRVEVGGVDVTHRSLSLIVADGDSLQNQQDAAQLFERLSGLSGYGLRSSYHIVDHEDHMSVPFSIENRVLAQLVKTRNE; encoded by the coding sequence ATGACCAAGCCTATGAGTATTTTGAACATCCTATTATTAATGGCACTGGTGTCCTGGGCTGCCAATACTCAGGCCAGAGACCAACCGTCAGGTGAGGAAACGAAAGTAACTCTGGACCAGACTCTCGAATGGCGGATGCAAAACGGGCAGGGCCATAGCTATAGAATCCTGGTGAGCAAGCCGGAGGGTGAGTTGCCCTATACCGGGGGGTATCCGGTAATTTATGTGCTTGACGCCAATGCCTATTTCGCCTCGCTGCACGAAGCCAAACGGGCGCAGAAACAATACCGACAGGCCATTATTGTCGGTATTGCCTACCTGGGGGATGACCCTCACAATTTTCTGCGCCGGGCCTATGACTTCTCGCCGCCAGTGAGCGAAGAAGCGAACTCGCCACCTCAGGGCGGCCAGGACGTACTGTTGGACTTTCTTGAGCAGCAGGTTATGCCCGCAGTGGCAGAAAGATTCCCGGTAAACGAAAGTCAGCAGAGCCTGTATGGCCACTCTTTTGGCGGGATGTTTGCCATTTACACTTTGTTCACTCGGCCAGAACTCTTTAACCACGTGGTCGCCGCCAGCCCCAGCCTGTGGTGGAATGACCGCTATCTGCTTAAACATGAACGCGAGTTTCGCCAGCGGGTTGAAGTGGGAGGGGTGGATGTTACACACCGCAGCCTGTCTCTGATTGTGGCTGACGGTGACAGCCTGCAGAACCAACAGGACGCAGCACAGCTCTTTGAGCGCCTGTCGGGTTTGTCCGGTTATGGGCTGCGCAGCAGCTACCACATAGTGGACCACGAGGACCATATGTCAGTCCCGTTCAGCATTGAAAACCGGGTTCTGGCGCAATTGGTTAAAACACGGAATGAATAA
- the nudE gene encoding ADP compounds hydrolase NudE, translated as MKRHKEPGSPQILSVELAAQSQLFSIETVKVRYSNGAEAVLERIPAGHWPGAVIVVPVLPDRCVYLVKEYAVGSERYEIGLPQGMREPGESPEETANRELKEEIGSGARKLRLLSDLSVASSVLGFRVQVVLAELLYDAQLDGDEPEPLQAIKCNIDALLSGNTDIQITEARSLLALYLAREFLDA; from the coding sequence TTGAAACGTCACAAGGAGCCTGGCAGCCCGCAAATTCTCAGTGTTGAGTTAGCGGCGCAGTCACAGCTTTTCAGTATCGAAACTGTCAAGGTACGCTACAGCAACGGAGCAGAAGCTGTCCTTGAACGCATTCCCGCTGGCCACTGGCCCGGCGCAGTGATTGTGGTACCAGTTCTGCCAGACAGATGCGTGTATCTGGTAAAAGAATATGCTGTCGGTAGCGAACGCTATGAAATCGGGCTGCCTCAGGGCATGAGGGAGCCCGGAGAGTCCCCGGAAGAAACTGCTAACCGGGAATTGAAAGAGGAGATAGGATCAGGAGCCAGAAAACTCAGGCTCCTGAGTGATCTCAGTGTAGCGTCTTCCGTTCTGGGTTTCCGGGTTCAGGTTGTGCTGGCGGAACTTCTTTACGATGCTCAACTGGATGGCGATGAACCCGAGCCGCTGCAAGCTATCAAGTGCAATATTGATGCCCTGTTGTCCGGCAACACAGACATACAGATCACAGAAGCCCGCTCATTATTAGCGCTCTATCTCGCGCGGGAGTTCCTGGATGCCTGA